The following are encoded together in the Oceanobacillus zhaokaii genome:
- the ptsG gene encoding glucose-specific PTS transporter subunit IIBC: MKNFFGKAQQFGKSFMLPIAILPAAGLLLGIGGALSNPNTVSAYPVLDYAWLQAIFTVMSSAGNIVFANLPVIFAVGVAIGFAKSDKGTAGLAALIGYLVMNATMNAILIITGNLATENLSAVGQGVALGIQTLESGVFGGIIVGIMAGMLHNRFNKIELPQFLGFFGGSRFVPIVTSFSAIILGVVMYYIWPIAQSVIFNFGDIVNATGYIGTFFYGFILRMLGPFGLHHIFYLPFWQTGLGGTLEIAGQLVQGTQNIFFAQLGDPTTTKFFEGTARFMSGRFITMMFGLLGAAYAIYRTAKPEKKKVVGGLMLSAALTSFLTGITEPLEFSFLFIAPLLYVVHAVFDGLAFMLAHIFDITIGQTFSGGFIDFILFGVLQGQALTNWMYVIPIGIIWFFLYYFTFSILIKKFNFKTPGREDEKTADTTAEKAATVSKEGRPFAIIEALGGEENLVDVDNCATRLRVTVKDGEKVNKDALTETGSKGVIIKGDGVQVVYGPQVSVIKNEIEEVLDN; encoded by the coding sequence ATGAAAAACTTTTTCGGTAAAGCACAACAATTTGGGAAGTCATTTATGTTGCCAATTGCTATTTTACCTGCGGCAGGTCTCTTGCTTGGTATTGGTGGCGCGCTTTCTAATCCAAATACAGTTAGTGCATATCCCGTTTTAGATTATGCTTGGCTTCAAGCAATTTTTACGGTAATGAGTTCGGCCGGTAATATTGTTTTTGCAAATCTTCCGGTGATATTTGCAGTCGGTGTTGCCATTGGCTTTGCAAAGTCTGATAAGGGGACTGCTGGCTTAGCGGCTTTAATTGGTTATCTAGTAATGAATGCAACAATGAATGCCATATTAATAATCACCGGCAATTTAGCTACAGAAAATTTATCTGCAGTTGGACAAGGTGTAGCGCTTGGAATACAAACATTAGAATCCGGCGTTTTTGGCGGAATCATTGTAGGGATTATGGCTGGAATGCTTCATAATCGCTTTAATAAAATAGAGTTACCACAGTTTTTAGGCTTCTTTGGTGGTTCGCGTTTTGTTCCAATTGTAACGTCATTTTCAGCAATTATCCTTGGTGTAGTAATGTATTATATTTGGCCAATCGCCCAAAGTGTTATCTTTAATTTTGGAGATATTGTGAATGCTACAGGCTATATTGGAACATTTTTCTATGGATTTATTTTACGTATGTTAGGACCATTTGGTTTGCATCATATTTTCTACTTACCTTTCTGGCAAACAGGTTTAGGTGGTACCCTGGAAATAGCTGGACAATTAGTTCAAGGTACACAAAACATCTTCTTTGCACAATTGGGTGATCCGACAACTACGAAATTCTTTGAAGGTACTGCCAGGTTCATGTCTGGTCGCTTTATTACGATGATGTTCGGATTATTAGGTGCTGCATATGCAATTTATCGGACAGCAAAACCTGAGAAGAAAAAAGTTGTTGGTGGTTTAATGCTTTCTGCGGCACTAACATCATTCTTGACAGGTATTACAGAGCCATTAGAATTTTCTTTCCTATTCATTGCTCCATTGCTTTATGTTGTACATGCGGTATTTGATGGATTGGCATTTATGCTGGCACATATCTTTGATATCACGATAGGTCAAACATTCTCAGGTGGATTTATTGACTTTATCTTGTTTGGAGTATTGCAGGGACAAGCATTAACTAACTGGATGTATGTTATTCCAATCGGGATAATCTGGTTCTTCCTTTACTACTTTACATTCTCAATCTTAATTAAGAAGTTTAATTTTAAAACTCCAGGACGCGAAGATGAGAAAACGGCAGATACTACGGCTGAAAAAGCTGCAACAGTATCAAAAGAAGGTCGTCCTTTCGCGATTATTGAAGCATTGGGTGGAGAAGAAAATCTTGTTGATGTAGATAATTGTGCGACTCGATTACGTGTAACAGTAAAAGATGGTGAGAAAGTTAATAAAGATGCGTTAACTGAAACTGGAAGCAAAGGTGTTATAATTAAAGGAGACGGTGTTCAAGTAGTTTATGGACCACAAGTATCCGTTATAAAAAATGAAATTGAAGAAGTATTAGATAATTAG
- a CDS encoding MurR/RpiR family transcriptional regulator, which translates to MNFENRIQKYNSLLTGNDHKIIKYLIANKDTVIDKTIIDLSEEIQVSPASITRFCQKVDFDSFQQMKYSLVKNNRVDQNKTGESFEIIYHYYETILKSTQQFITEEQTSRIVEQIINANDILFCGVGNSGLIANEFNSRIERMGISSRATTDPHGMLMKSALLKEDDLLICFSNSGQTKCVIDSARLAKDKHATVIIVTNYRDTELTELADEIVLISSYKYIDDEKFINTQLPSLFFLDLLTYKLLNNEELMKSRKKTLKAINLYG; encoded by the coding sequence ATGAATTTCGAAAATAGAATACAAAAATATAACTCCTTATTAACTGGGAATGATCATAAAATTATAAAATATTTAATAGCGAATAAAGATACAGTAATAGATAAAACCATAATTGATTTATCAGAAGAAATTCAAGTATCGCCAGCAAGCATTACTAGGTTTTGCCAGAAAGTAGATTTTGATTCATTTCAGCAAATGAAATATTCCCTAGTTAAAAATAATCGAGTGGACCAGAATAAAACAGGTGAATCATTTGAAATTATTTATCACTATTATGAAACTATTTTAAAATCAACACAGCAATTCATTACAGAAGAACAAACGAGCAGGATTGTTGAACAAATTATAAATGCCAATGATATATTGTTTTGTGGAGTTGGCAACTCAGGATTAATTGCAAATGAATTTAATAGCAGGATTGAACGAATGGGGATATCTTCTAGAGCAACAACAGATCCACATGGGATGCTTATGAAAAGTGCTTTATTAAAAGAGGATGATTTATTAATTTGCTTTTCAAATTCTGGTCAAACAAAATGCGTTATTGATTCGGCAAGATTAGCAAAGGATAAACATGCAACTGTAATCATCGTAACGAATTATCGTGATACAGAATTAACTGAACTAGCAGATGAGATTGTTCTAATTTCGAGTTATAAATACATTGATGACGAAAAGTTTATTAATACGCAGTTACCAAGCTTATTTTTCTTAGATTTATTGACCTATAAATTATTGAATAATGAGGAATTAATGAAGAGTCGTAAAAAAACACTAAAAGCAATCAACCTATATGGTTAA
- a CDS encoding PTS sugar transporter subunit IIA yields the protein MFKKLFGKKETEKFLSPLKGELIPITEVPDEVFAGKMMGDGFAIVPKDNTVVSPITGKVINIFPTKHAIGILADSGREILIHVGIDTVELKGEGFETLVGIDDHVEAGQPLLKVDFDYVGKNATSVITPVIFTNLNESETVTLEKQGAVEQGAEGIISIK from the coding sequence ATGTTTAAGAAACTGTTTGGTAAGAAAGAAACAGAAAAATTCCTCTCACCTCTAAAAGGGGAGCTTATCCCAATTACAGAGGTTCCGGATGAAGTATTTGCAGGGAAAATGATGGGAGATGGTTTTGCGATAGTCCCGAAAGATAACACAGTGGTTTCCCCTATTACTGGTAAGGTGATTAATATTTTTCCAACAAAACACGCAATCGGTATCCTGGCAGATAGTGGTCGTGAGATATTAATTCATGTTGGAATAGACACCGTTGAATTAAAAGGAGAAGGCTTTGAGACGTTAGTGGGAATCGATGATCATGTGGAGGCTGGCCAGCCTCTATTAAAAGTTGATTTTGATTATGTTGGTAAAAATGCAACATCGGTAATTACGCCAGTCATTTTTACTAATCTGAATGAGAGTGAGACAGTAACACTAGAAAAACAAGGCGCTGTTGAACAAGGAGCGGAAGGTATTATCTCAATTAAATAA
- a CDS encoding GNAT family N-acetyltransferase, whose amino-acid sequence MEIRRVKGKEFEQAIQLADKTFRKEGHISMGEAFPQVFSNDLQLSYGAFDGEKLVSFIGLVPSKIKIDKSILNVFSIGAVCTEVDYRKQGISSAILKEVYDYLDKVEATLLFVSGDRGLYLRNHCYHFGRVNKYSIGRVSNDGSYSGVIRIADNTDVFKLDKLRQGKEVRFGNNVWEWAMLLKAGGYASIFKMKQALYVAEKNSALNGYVVIGLPTEASTYEHGIVTDWGGDPAAVHGILADLLQTNTVSRIEISVPWQDELNSELSGYEKEIKKNGGTVYIANPARLIEQLRPYLHGKGLDQEIEVTPMNNGNVLLKIGEMEKTLSNGELVELLFGFENDFKNLNGVFPVPLPGMEGINYV is encoded by the coding sequence ATGGAAATTAGACGCGTTAAAGGAAAAGAATTCGAACAAGCAATTCAATTAGCGGATAAAACATTTCGCAAAGAAGGTCATATCTCGATGGGAGAAGCATTTCCTCAGGTATTTTCAAATGATTTGCAACTATCTTACGGTGCATTCGATGGAGAAAAGCTCGTCAGTTTTATTGGTCTGGTCCCTTCAAAAATTAAGATTGATAAATCGATATTAAATGTCTTTTCAATTGGGGCTGTTTGTACAGAAGTTGATTATCGTAAGCAAGGAATATCTAGTGCTATTTTAAAGGAAGTTTATGATTATCTTGACAAAGTGGAAGCAACTTTATTATTTGTTTCTGGTGATCGAGGGTTGTATCTTAGAAATCATTGCTACCATTTTGGCAGGGTGAATAAATATTCAATTGGTCGGGTGAGCAACGATGGTTCATATAGCGGGGTTATACGCATAGCTGATAATACGGATGTTTTTAAGTTGGATAAGTTAAGACAAGGGAAGGAAGTAAGGTTTGGTAATAATGTTTGGGAATGGGCCATGTTACTTAAGGCAGGTGGATATGCGAGTATATTCAAGATGAAACAAGCATTGTATGTAGCGGAGAAAAATAGCGCTTTAAATGGGTATGTAGTAATTGGACTTCCGACCGAAGCGAGTACTTATGAGCATGGTATCGTTACAGATTGGGGTGGAGATCCAGCAGCTGTACATGGGATATTGGCAGACCTATTGCAGACAAACACGGTTTCAAGGATTGAAATTAGTGTCCCATGGCAGGATGAGTTGAACAGCGAATTATCCGGATATGAAAAGGAGATAAAGAAAAATGGCGGAACGGTGTACATTGCAAATCCTGCGAGGTTAATAGAGCAACTGCGTCCATATCTCCATGGAAAAGGTTTGGATCAAGAGATTGAGGTAACTCCAATGAATAATGGAAATGTCTTGCTAAAAATTGGCGAAATGGAGAAGACTTTATCTAATGGGGAATTAGTGGAGTTGTTATTTGGATTTGAAAATGATTTTAAGAATTTAAATGGTGTGTTTCCTGTACCGTTGCCTGGGATGGAAGGGATTAATTACGTGTAA
- a CDS encoding ROK family protein, with translation MYTIGIDISGKKIKFGLFGEANQIAKIEEIKTPSEAVVESMIDTIKLLIEDRQIQGIGIATAGKESSMLQKIVIFHWKQLYSWQRKHLCYQ, from the coding sequence ATGTACACAATCGGAATCGATATTAGTGGGAAAAAGATTAAATTTGGCTTGTTTGGTGAAGCGAACCAGATTGCCAAAATAGAGGAAATAAAAACACCGAGTGAAGCGGTCGTTGAATCAATGATCGATACAATCAAATTGTTGATAGAAGATAGACAAATTCAAGGGATTGGAATTGCAACTGCTGGAAAGGAATCAAGTATGTTGCAGAAAATTGTCATATTCCATTGGAAGCAGCTATATTCATGGCAACGGAAACACCTTTGCTATCAGTAA
- a CDS encoding Gfo/Idh/MocA family protein produces MKIGMMSFAHMHAYSYADSLQKIPNVELVGVFDDDLERGQKVAKKYHTKHYKDQDAFLKEEMDAVIICSENNRHKEMVLKAAKANKHILCEKPIATTIKDAKEMIEACEENGVILQIAFPVRFSSPIAELKKLIDDGEIGDIIAFRTTNRGQNPGGWFIDKDLSGGGAVLDHTVHMVDIMRWYLGKEITKVDAIVDSYFHDIDIDDAGILTLEFENGVIATHDASWSRFAEYPIWGDVTIEVIGTKQTIKVDANKEHFRMFTNGAKSLSHVFYGNDMDFGLTQDFVECVEQGREPSITGYDGLKALEVALAAYKSSEMELTVKL; encoded by the coding sequence ATGAAAATTGGCATGATGAGTTTTGCTCATATGCATGCATATAGTTATGCAGATAGCCTGCAGAAAATACCGAATGTTGAACTCGTCGGTGTATTTGATGACGACCTTGAGCGTGGACAGAAAGTAGCCAAAAAATATCATACAAAGCATTACAAAGACCAAGATGCATTTCTAAAAGAAGAAATGGATGCAGTTATTATTTGTAGTGAAAACAACCGCCATAAGGAAATGGTGCTTAAAGCGGCAAAAGCGAATAAACATATCTTATGTGAAAAGCCAATTGCAACGACGATTAAGGATGCAAAAGAAATGATAGAGGCATGCGAGGAAAACGGCGTAATTTTACAAATTGCTTTTCCAGTTCGTTTTAGTTCGCCAATCGCCGAGTTGAAAAAGCTGATCGATGATGGCGAAATAGGTGATATTATTGCATTTCGCACAACAAACCGAGGTCAAAATCCAGGTGGTTGGTTTATTGATAAAGATCTATCCGGTGGCGGTGCAGTGTTAGATCATACGGTACATATGGTAGATATCATGCGCTGGTATCTAGGAAAAGAAATCACCAAAGTTGATGCAATAGTTGATTCCTATTTTCACGATATTGATATTGATGATGCAGGAATCCTCACATTGGAATTTGAAAATGGTGTTATTGCAACGCATGATGCGAGTTGGTCAAGATTTGCAGAATATCCAATATGGGGCGACGTAACAATTGAAGTTATTGGCACAAAGCAAACAATTAAAGTAGACGCAAATAAAGAGCATTTTCGAATGTTTACGAATGGTGCGAAGTCGTTAAGCCATGTATTTTACGGCAATGATATGGACTTTGGCTTGACACAGGATTTTGTGGAATGTGTGGAGCAAGGAAGAGAACCGTCAATCACAGGTTATGATGGGTTAAAAGCATTGGAAGTAGCACTTGCAGCGTATAAATCAAGTGAAATGGAGTTAACGGTTAAACTGTAG
- a CDS encoding sugar phosphate isomerase/epimerase family protein: MKISVSMYSLNSTVQKEKWSIVDFIEYAKSIALDGVELLDFYWSDKEKELEETIVALKKHNLAVSAYDVTNDFVKKSIKERAIEIAKVKDGIQTAKKLGTNIVRVFSGDLHGELTYEDAQAWIVEGLKSCAEAAEKEQIYLAIENHGLLAGKSEQVEEIITKVGSPFVKSTFDTGNFLLVHEEPKHAFDRLKEEVVHVHFKDFREKDPIEEAVTGFLSTKGVELIGTVPGDGQVNLAYIVQGLKDTNYNGWLSIEYEGFEDAKVANEEAVNRLRELLK, encoded by the coding sequence ATGAAAATCAGTGTAAGTATGTATAGCTTAAACTCCACGGTCCAAAAGGAAAAATGGTCGATTGTAGATTTTATTGAATACGCTAAAAGTATCGCTTTAGATGGGGTAGAATTACTTGATTTTTACTGGAGTGATAAGGAAAAAGAATTGGAAGAAACGATTGTTGCGCTGAAGAAGCATAACTTAGCCGTTTCCGCCTATGATGTCACGAATGATTTTGTGAAGAAATCAATTAAAGAGCGTGCAATCGAAATTGCCAAAGTGAAAGACGGTATTCAAACTGCAAAAAAATTAGGTACTAATATTGTCCGTGTGTTTTCTGGAGACTTACATGGCGAACTAACATATGAAGACGCCCAAGCATGGATTGTTGAAGGATTAAAAAGTTGTGCTGAAGCTGCAGAAAAAGAACAAATATACTTAGCAATTGAAAATCATGGACTGTTAGCAGGGAAAAGTGAGCAAGTGGAAGAAATCATTACCAAAGTGGGAAGTCCATTTGTTAAATCGACTTTTGATACAGGTAACTTTTTATTAGTTCATGAAGAACCGAAGCATGCATTTGATCGATTAAAAGAGGAAGTTGTGCATGTTCACTTTAAAGACTTCCGTGAAAAGGACCCAATCGAAGAAGCAGTAACAGGATTCCTTTCCACCAAAGGAGTGGAATTAATCGGTACGGTTCCCGGAGATGGACAAGTAAATTTAGCTTATATCGTACAGGGACTAAAGGATACCAATTATAATGGCTGGTTATCAATTGAGTATGAAGGATTTGAAGATGCAAAGGTGGCAAATGAAGAGGCGGTTAATAGATTAAGAGAGTTATTGAAATAA
- a CDS encoding acetylxylan esterase has translation MGRQVGDFPLEELRNYRPNLGNKPDDFDAFWAEQKMKMNGYHPHVKIVWRDYAVPSVEVADITFTSWDNTPLTGILVKPKGVEKCQVILSFHGYTGNRGLAADFLKWTTLGIAVFAFDVRGQGESPDFSNYRNGSRIPGWMLLGIQDHENYYYTNVYRDILLQLNWLQSEDSPVGPTKLGVMGSSQGGGLALVAAGLEKNIDFCIADWPFIAHFERALDIALSGPYMEIVNYFKWNDPEYKTYDKVIKTLGYIDSVHFCDWITCPTLMAIGLEDATTPSSTVFAAFNHLKAKDKTIEVYPQFMHEFNPFHEEKKVEFLMKQLEM, from the coding sequence TTGGGTAGACAAGTAGGTGATTTTCCGCTTGAAGAGTTACGCAATTATCGTCCGAATTTAGGTAATAAACCAGATGACTTTGATGCTTTTTGGGCAGAACAGAAAATGAAAATGAATGGATATCACCCACATGTAAAGATTGTGTGGAGAGATTATGCTGTACCTAGTGTGGAAGTAGCGGATATCACCTTTACGAGTTGGGATAATACACCGCTAACAGGAATTCTAGTAAAGCCTAAAGGAGTGGAGAAGTGCCAGGTCATCCTTAGTTTCCATGGCTATACAGGGAATCGTGGTTTAGCAGCAGATTTCTTAAAATGGACGACATTAGGTATTGCAGTTTTTGCTTTTGACGTTCGTGGACAAGGAGAGTCCCCTGATTTCAGTAACTATAGAAACGGCAGCAGAATTCCCGGGTGGATGCTTCTGGGTATACAGGATCATGAAAACTACTATTATACGAATGTATATCGTGATATTCTGCTGCAATTAAACTGGCTGCAATCTGAGGACTCACCTGTAGGTCCAACGAAATTAGGTGTGATGGGCTCTTCACAAGGTGGTGGCTTAGCACTCGTTGCAGCAGGATTGGAAAAGAATATCGACTTTTGTATTGCTGATTGGCCGTTTATCGCCCATTTCGAACGCGCGTTAGATATTGCCTTATCAGGACCATATATGGAAATTGTCAACTATTTCAAATGGAATGATCCTGAATATAAAACATACGATAAAGTGATTAAGACGTTAGGCTATATTGATAGTGTTCATTTCTGTGACTGGATTACCTGTCCAACATTAATGGCGATTGGTTTGGAGGATGCAACAACTCCTTCATCAACGGTATTTGCGGCTTTCAACCATCTAAAAGCGAAGGATAAGACAATTGAAGTTTATCCCCAATTCATGCATGAGTTTAATCCGTTTCATGAGGAGAAAAAGGTAGAATTCTTGATGAAGCAATTAGAAATGTGA
- a CDS encoding FAD-dependent oxidoreductase has product MITLNADAVIVGGGFGGVAAALAACDKGLRVFLTEETDWLGGQVTSQGVPPDEHQWIEEFGSTKRYRDYRNNVRETYLRTMNVKNEEACFNPGNGLVSNICHDPRVTLHVLNEMLLPYVLTNQLKIELNTRITSVKKTEGTIHEMTFENMQTGNQYQVIAPFYIDATEAGDVLPLAGLEYVTGAEAKSETGESHAPDTANPNDIQAFTYVLGMEYRAGEDHTIPEPEMYQYWKEFHPTIWPDKFLSFYAPHPITKEKRKYTLFREETGFPLWEYRRIFDKNQFETPYHAGDITLMNWPQNDYFLGNIYDVAIVEKEKNEYQAKQLSLSLLYWLQTEAPRPDGGKGYPGLKLRKDIFGTEDGFAKAPYIRESRRIKAEYTIVEHDVSPDFNEGETGKKYYDRVGIGSYSIDLHPSMAGRNYVDIPALPFYIPLGALIPKDAGNLLAGCKNIGTTHITNGCYRLHPTEWNIGEACGALIAFCLKNNTQPNAVRNDEKLLAQFQDELREDGFELEWPEEFYK; this is encoded by the coding sequence GTGATTACGTTGAATGCAGATGCTGTCATTGTTGGCGGAGGATTTGGTGGTGTTGCAGCAGCATTAGCTGCCTGTGATAAAGGCCTTCGTGTTTTTCTTACAGAGGAAACAGATTGGCTTGGTGGCCAGGTGACATCGCAAGGCGTTCCACCTGACGAACATCAATGGATTGAGGAGTTTGGTTCGACCAAACGGTATCGTGACTATCGTAATAATGTAAGGGAAACGTATTTACGAACGATGAACGTGAAAAATGAAGAAGCATGCTTTAATCCTGGAAACGGCTTAGTAAGTAATATTTGTCATGATCCACGAGTTACATTGCATGTATTAAATGAAATGCTTCTGCCATACGTTTTGACTAACCAATTGAAAATCGAATTGAATACTAGAATTACGTCAGTGAAAAAAACAGAGGGAACCATTCATGAAATGACGTTCGAAAATATGCAGACTGGCAATCAATATCAAGTTATAGCACCTTTTTATATTGATGCAACAGAGGCTGGGGACGTGTTACCACTCGCAGGCTTAGAATATGTCACAGGAGCGGAAGCTAAATCTGAAACGGGAGAGTCCCATGCGCCAGACACTGCCAATCCAAATGATATTCAAGCATTTACTTATGTTTTAGGAATGGAATATCGAGCGGGAGAAGACCATACAATTCCAGAGCCTGAAATGTATCAATATTGGAAGGAATTCCATCCAACGATTTGGCCAGACAAATTTCTAAGTTTCTATGCACCACATCCAATCACGAAGGAAAAAAGAAAATATACGCTTTTTCGTGAAGAGACGGGATTTCCATTATGGGAGTACCGTAGAATTTTTGATAAGAATCAATTTGAAACACCTTATCATGCTGGCGATATCACGTTAATGAATTGGCCGCAAAACGATTACTTTTTAGGCAATATTTATGATGTTGCAATTGTAGAAAAGGAAAAAAATGAATACCAAGCAAAACAGTTAAGTCTTTCTTTATTATATTGGCTGCAAACCGAAGCACCACGTCCAGATGGAGGAAAAGGCTATCCAGGCTTAAAGCTTCGAAAGGATATTTTTGGAACGGAGGATGGGTTTGCGAAAGCACCATATATTAGAGAATCAAGGCGAATAAAAGCCGAGTACACGATTGTTGAACATGATGTTTCCCCTGATTTCAATGAGGGGGAAACCGGGAAAAAATACTATGATCGTGTGGGAATAGGTTCGTATAGTATCGATTTGCATCCAAGTATGGCTGGCCGAAATTATGTCGATATTCCTGCACTCCCATTTTATATTCCATTAGGTGCACTGATTCCGAAAGATGCTGGTAACCTACTTGCCGGCTGTAAAAACATCGGTACAACACATATTACAAATGGCTGTTATCGACTGCATCCAACCGAATGGAATATTGGTGAAGCATGTGGGGCGTTAATTGCTTTTTGCTTGAAAAATAATACGCAACCAAATGCAGTAAGAAATGATGAAAAACTGTTAGCTCAATTTCAGGATGAACTAAGAGAAGATGGCTTTGAGCTTGAATGGCCTGAAGAATTTTACAAATGA
- a CDS encoding Gfo/Idh/MocA family protein, translating to MLKVGVIGVGSISEQHIKPYLANEQVELLALSDINETRLIAKGALYGVTELYSDYRELLKNEAIDAVSICTWNNAHAEIAIAALEAGKHVLVEKPLSMTVEEAEAVEAAVEKTGKVLQVGFVRRHGDNAKLLKTFIDNDELGEIYYAKTSCIRKLGNPGGWFSDQSRSGGGPLIDLGVHMIDICWYFMGKPRPVSVSGNTYNKLGNRSNIKNLSFYKAADYDPHLSDVEDLTNAIIRFENGASILVDVSYTLHAKQDELYVKLFGEKGGAEIEPELAIVAEKYNTILNVTPQIDNLSFDFEKAFQNEINHFVSSCLDGTENIAPVSDGVQVMKMLNAIYESAKTGKEVYL from the coding sequence ATGTTAAAAGTTGGAGTAATTGGAGTAGGTTCTATTTCAGAGCAACACATTAAACCATATTTAGCAAATGAACAGGTGGAATTGCTTGCATTGAGTGACATTAATGAAACACGATTAATAGCGAAAGGTGCATTGTATGGAGTGACAGAGTTATATAGTGATTATCGTGAACTGTTAAAAAATGAAGCAATTGACGCGGTAAGCATTTGTACTTGGAATAACGCCCATGCAGAAATTGCTATTGCTGCACTAGAAGCGGGGAAACATGTGTTGGTAGAAAAGCCATTAAGTATGACTGTGGAAGAAGCGGAAGCGGTTGAAGCTGCTGTAGAGAAAACAGGAAAAGTACTGCAAGTTGGCTTTGTTCGCAGACATGGGGATAATGCAAAACTACTAAAAACATTTATTGATAACGATGAATTAGGTGAAATCTATTACGCAAAAACATCTTGCATTAGAAAACTAGGGAATCCTGGTGGCTGGTTTAGTGATCAATCAAGGTCAGGAGGCGGTCCATTAATTGATCTAGGTGTCCATATGATTGATATATGCTGGTATTTCATGGGCAAACCTCGTCCCGTTTCAGTTAGTGGTAATACGTATAACAAATTAGGGAATCGCAGTAACATTAAAAATCTATCCTTTTACAAAGCTGCCGATTACGACCCACACCTTAGTGATGTAGAAGATTTAACAAATGCCATCATTCGTTTTGAAAACGGAGCATCTATTTTAGTTGACGTGAGTTATACCTTACATGCAAAGCAGGACGAATTATATGTGAAGCTTTTTGGTGAAAAAGGTGGAGCGGAGATTGAACCGGAATTAGCAATAGTCGCAGAAAAGTATAATACGATTCTAAATGTTACCCCGCAGATTGATAATTTGAGCTTTGATTTTGAAAAAGCATTTCAAAATGAAATTAACCATTTCGTGTCTAGCTGCTTAGATGGTACAGAAAATATTGCACCTGTATCAGATGGCGTGCAAGTAATGAAAATGCTAAATGCTATCTATGAATCTGCCAAAACTGGCAAGGAAGTTTATTTGTAG
- a CDS encoding zinc-dependent alcohol dehydrogenase, whose product MKKIIAHNKQVEIVEEDVPKIKASYVLIKTLYSVISPGTELLAIDSSEGKKIPLGYSAMGVVEECGSEVTDVVKGDLVACYGAPYVHHAEYLLVPKTLYAKVPSGVEPKEAALAGIGAIAIHALRIAKLEFGETAVVVGLGLLGQMIAKIADAAAYNVIAYDLSDSRANLLNEKTKIKAYSQIEDMEEAIQRTTGDNGADAVLLCAGGKRSPLTHQSLRWVRNKGKVVIVGDVEPDFPRDLMFIKEAELLISRAGGPGRYDSVYEADAIDYPYGFVRWTEGRNIAEYIRLVSEARIDVSTFITDEIKFVDAPGEFRDLLNKKSSTLTKLIEY is encoded by the coding sequence ATGAAAAAAATCATCGCGCATAATAAACAGGTCGAAATAGTAGAGGAAGATGTTCCGAAAATTAAAGCCTCCTATGTATTAATTAAAACGCTATACTCGGTAATTTCACCAGGTACAGAATTATTGGCGATTGATAGCAGCGAGGGTAAGAAGATCCCTTTAGGATACAGTGCGATGGGTGTTGTTGAGGAGTGTGGAAGTGAAGTCACTGATGTGGTGAAAGGAGACTTGGTTGCATGTTACGGTGCACCATATGTACATCATGCGGAATATCTTTTAGTACCAAAAACATTGTATGCAAAAGTCCCTTCAGGCGTTGAGCCAAAAGAAGCTGCTCTTGCTGGAATTGGCGCGATTGCCATCCATGCACTGCGTATTGCTAAGCTGGAATTCGGTGAAACAGCTGTTGTTGTAGGATTAGGTCTACTTGGCCAAATGATTGCTAAAATAGCTGATGCAGCAGCATACAATGTTATTGCCTATGATCTTTCTGATAGCAGGGCAAATTTGTTAAACGAAAAAACGAAGATTAAAGCGTATTCACAAATTGAAGATATGGAGGAGGCCATTCAAAGAACGACTGGAGACAACGGAGCTGACGCTGTTTTATTATGTGCAGGTGGCAAACGTTCGCCATTGACACATCAAAGCTTAAGGTGGGTTCGAAATAAAGGTAAGGTTGTTATTGTTGGTGACGTTGAACCAGACTTTCCGAGGGATTTAATGTTTATTAAGGAAGCAGAGCTGTTGATTTCGCGTGCCGGTGGTCCTGGTAGATATGACAGCGTTTACGAAGCGGATGCGATTGACTATCCATATGGATTTGTTCGCTGGACGGAAGGAAGAAACATAGCGGAATACATCCGGTTAGTCAGCGAAGCACGAATTGATGTAAGCACATTTATTACAGATGAAATCAAATTTGTTGATGCACCAGGTGAGTTTAGGGATTTGCTGAATAAAAAGTCTAGTACGTTGACGAAGCTGATAGAATACTAG